The genomic segment GGTTTCCTCGGTTTCATGCGGCTGAATCTCTGTGGATTTGTCCTCCAGCGGGCTTTCGGGGTTGGATTCTAGTAGTTCGTCTTGCTGTTCAGTTGGGTTGCTTTCTGTTGGGCTGTCAAGCTGTGCAGCCTTTAGAGCCGCTGACAATACTTGAACTTGAGCTGAGCAGTAAACCACATCTGTAATTAAATCTGCATTCCCAGAAATCTCACCGTACACATTCTGGCATCAAACACTCACCTTGTACATCTGGATCATCAATGTGAGGTTGCAAACAATCCAAAACCTTCTGGATCTGATCACTGGTAGCTTTGCCATGGCTGTATTTAGACTCCGAACAGTTTTCTTCTGGTTCCTCTTCTTCTACCTTTTTCTCCGTCCCTTCCTCTGATGTCTGACAGTTTAGCATCTCCAGTTCTTCGCTGATGTCAGGTAGAGGCTCTCTCCAGTAGATGAAAGAGTTAAAGCTGTCGTCGGCCTGCTCcgtctcttttgtgtttttagcatTGTTTGTAACCAGGGGGCTGTCTCGGCTGTCTGTCACAGCCGAGCCAGGAACAGAAAAATGGCCGTCTTCGAAGTGGTTCAAGTCCTCGCAGTCTGGCGTCGCCACGTGCTCCGGCGATGGCGTGGCCCGGCCGTCCTGGTTGGGAGGCGTGTGTGTGATGGTTCTGTCTTTGTGGCAGCTGCTAATGTCGGAACAGTTCAGGGAGTtcagagagcagctgctgcaAAGAAATACAAGTTCAGAAACAATCAGTGCTTCCTATTTTggtaactttacaaacaaagTTATAACTGAAGTAAAcagtccggttcatttggggaggtgtgaattcGCAATCAAACTCAAAAAAGCTCAGTTTGGTTctagtgaactctggtgtggttcaaATACATGTTTGAAGACCAAACTGACTGGaaaccactccaaaagcaggaagcaaactatAATGCAGGACATTCTGtgtaaatacaatcaaatcGAAATAATCCAAGTCTAGCACTTGTGGAAGAAATGGGAAATTGGTATTTCACCAATGacgaaagagaaatcctacaacgcGTAAAATTGAACGCCAGAAATGGTGCAACACTGAGCACAAAGAAGTTGCGCTCCATGTcttcttcaaaggttttcagTGATTTTTGATACAGCGCCGCCACAGGTGAGGAAGTGAACAATTGTTGTCAAACAATCcaattagtttggattgtttgacaaaGCCAACCGCACCGGATGataatgtaacaaatattgcaattttggTTCCCAGTCAAAAGGATTCTAAtgaactatcaggtgtgaaacccccccaaaaatctaTATAAGCAAGATTGCTATGGTAAAAACAGAGTTTCATttgtataaacaataaaatttgtcTCGGTCTATTTTTTTTGGTAATGAAACTTAACGCAGAGGAATAAAAGAACAGGCTGTTCGTCATGTCTCATTAATAACTGTGATTCATTCAACCAATGACTAAGCTGCAGCTTCCTCAGCCAAGAGGACATCCGATCTTGTCTGTCTGAtgcaaaaatgtgacaaatttgtGCATGATAAACTATTACCACACAcatttcctaaaaaaaacaactttataacTCATCACTATTATCTGCTTTCTACTCATAAGTAGAAAGCAAATTTTACAAGTTCCCTGTAGAAACCAACAGTCCCTACAATTGAGGTATCCACGAAACATAGCCGAATTATTCTCGCAAATCTTTATCAGCATCTACAGGAATCTTAACTCTGATCttaatgaataataattaataataattggaCAATAATTACAGCTTTTATGGATTGTTTTATTAGAATAGAACAGGGTCAAAAAGGGATTGCTTTGTGCTACACTGACCCTCCTGGTGTGGGTTGTATTATATAAAAGGCaccactaatctggaacaaacttccagaaaactgcacaacagctgaaacactgagttcctttaaatgaaGGCTAAAATCCCACCTATGTAGAGTTACTTCTTGACCATTTTAACATGTTGAACAATATTAATTAGGACCaggactttaaaatgtttatttttatttattaattacatagatttcaACTTGTTAAAGATTTAATAGCAATTAgccactttcttttttttttttttaaacatcaaagGTTCCAGCTGGAACTTTTACGCGGTTCTGGTACGCCTATAAATCTGACGCACCAACATCTTCCATAAACAATGTTGGACAACAAAGCCGCTTCCCTTGGCTCACTGCGGgttaatttttcattaaaaaaagaaaacaatatgatgggatgctgaaaaataatattgtgttcaagttgtgctaacaGGAGTTAGCCTGTCAGCAAAGCTTCAATAGGTGAAGCTTCTCAACGCTAAACCTGTTGCAGCAGCATTTCTTCAAAGAAGTACCATAAATGATCCTGGGTTCCTGAAATACTTGAAACATTACAACAACCCCTTGAACAAATCTGAGGGTTGGATGACCTAAATAACAGATCAAAAAGAGGAAATCTCTGTTGTTAAGCTTATATGTCTATTTTTTCAATagtttagcagcaaaaaggttAAATGAATTGAAAATGCTGTTTAAATTGTCGATATATAGTTTGATTTCAATGTAACTAATTGTGATTGTCACCACTAGTTTCAATACATCTAAATCAATCAGTAATCTGAAGGAATGACACTCAAACATCAGAGCTCCAAGACAGTTAATCTCTTTACTTAAAAGCGATTGTTTGTCACAGATTAAATAACTCGCTgtaagacttcctgttgtcctaTAGAAACATCTTTTCTATACAGCATTGTGCTGATGAGACGGAAACTAAAGCTGCCATCCAATCTGTGGCTCCTGATTAAGCAGTTATAAAGGGAAAGCAGTGCTtcttttcaaacacaaacaaaacaacgcCTTTTCCTTCGATGGAGAACTTCTTAAGCAATTTGAAGCTATGAATAAAAGTGGTTTTGAAAGAAGTTACGCGACCACTGCTTTGCAACATGTTGAAATGACCAGTTTTGCTCAAATGTAGACATTTTGGAAAGCTTTTAGAACAAACATGACACCGAACACCTACATGTGATAAAGAGTCATTATAATAAAAGTTCAGTGATGGTCTTACTTGTCCGTTGTACACCTGGGGACCTCTGGAAGAGCACCATCTTCCCTGAAATGAAGGCCTGTGCTGGAGGGGTTGGCAAAGGTGGAGATGAATCTCCCCAGAGACTGAAAGGCAGCCTGTCGCACCTGAAGgtggaaaagtttgtttttacaagaCTTAATGAGTTAAGAAACCACACTAttagaaaaagttttacttGATGATAAAGCCATTTTAAATGGCTCCATTTCctatctttttaattttaactgtcAGAATAAATGTCCCAATCATTTCGACGCAATCATTTACAGCGCATACATTTCTCACAGTTTGTGAGTCTTACCCAACGTGATTGGTCACTGATGAGGTTGATGAACAACGGGGACAGTTTTGAGCGCCGCACCTCTGGAGAGGTGGAGTTGGAGACGGTCATGAAGCACTCGGCACACGCTTTCCTGATGCCCCAAAGGCTGTCGGAGCACAGGTTGAAGAACTTCGGCATCtgcgttaaaaacataaaacaaactgagattTTTGACTGCAGAGAGATTTGTTGATGgggacaaaatttaaaaaaccagtatgaaaataaatgttgtaaaaCGTATTCTGAAGTTTCTCACCAGAAGTTTTTCTGTTGCTTCCTGACCAACAATAGAGCAAAATTCCCCAAAATTCCCTGCACACACCTGTAACAAGCATGATGGGGAGAAAATACGGTGAAACACTTCAGACAAAATTTAATAGTTTAAGTATGCTTTGCTGAAATGTACTGTGATTATTATGAGCTGCCCTCTAATCAATTCCAAATTTGTGCGTGGGGGCATAATTAAAATAGAATTACAAAGAGATccaaaaaaatacttggcaatGTTTAACCACATTTGCAGCCCCGACACCAACTGGCACCAGTTAGACAGAATTAACATTCCAGAGGGGAAACAACGGCGTAGTGTCAGCAAAGCCCGCTGGACGAAACAGAACTGAGGTTGATTCACAGACTGATTGAATTCACActgacagagcaacacaaacagaatTAAACTTGACCTCACATGCCTGCTGTCTGAGCCGTGCTTTAGGCTGCAACATAACTAACCTAAAGGTCATCTTCAGATTTCTGAATGTGAGAAAGGAAAGGTTTTACCTTGCGCACTTGGAAGAGTCTGGCGTCGCTGCAGAGGTCGCAGAAGCGTGGCAGCAGCAGATGCTCCACTGTGTCTTTGCTCAACATGGTGACAACTTTACACATGATCTGTGTGACGGAACGAAAGCAGATCGGGAACTCAAGTAAAAGGAGGTCAACAAAAGTAATCTAAATCAAACTGGGTTTATTTCTATGCATTGATACTCTTTAATGATAACATAAGAAAGAAGAAATCGgtcaaatgaataaatgtttcttacaGCAACTGCCTCAATTTTGTAGTCATCATCACTGCTTGGTTCTGTCAACTCAAGCAGAACAGGACAAACTTTGGTCTCCATGTCAGCTTTAGAGATGAGGCCCTGCTCCAACAAAACCAGCAGCGCTGCCTGACTCGTCTTCCGCACCTGCAAACGATGAATGGGTCGATTGTTAAGtcaacatgcaaacacacaaatgctCCGTttttaaaatccccaaaacatACTTAATTGTACTTAAAATGCTTTGCTTAGTTTTACAGTCCACCTAAAGAAGTGATTTATTTGAAACCTACCTGGTTATTTGGATCTGTAAGATACCGGACTACAATGGGTACCAAGTATCTTGAGAAGGCGGCTGGGAAATTCGGCCGACTCTCGTGCAAAAACATGGCAATGTTAGGAACTTGCTCCATCAGCTCCGATCGCACAGTGGGCTCTAAGCACACACATCACAGCGTCAATTtaataaaccaaattaaaacaaggcagctgaaacaaaaaaaatgacaagaaaatacATCTACCTCCATCCTCTGACATTCTGGCAATTGTCTCCATGACACTGATAAAGTCATTTTCATTGTCACTGAACTCTCGAAGCACATCAAGCAGGCCACGCGCCACGATCTGCCTAGAAAGCAATAGCTCCAAGTTAGTGGTATGCCTGCCAATACCTACAAGGGTCAAGTTCGCAAAGCACAACATGCAGCTCCGAAAGCAATGGCAAGTACATTCCACATGCatctacttcaaaataagaggaTGGCTTAGTCCTGCACATCAGAGCATAAAAAGCATGAAGACAACAGCTGGAATCAGTACTTGCAGGGCcacatgagacaaaaacaaaggactttagaactgtgGGGTTATTTATGAAAGCTGCATCAGGCAAAAACAGACTTAAGAACATAActatctttaaaattaaagaaattctACATATAAAGACAGAGGGGTAAGGAAGCattcaaacagttttctgaCATTCTTTCACTGAAATTCATTTCAGTACATCTTCAAAACAAAGTATTGCTATAACATAATTTCACTATCTAACCTAATGCAATTTATGATTTGGACcatgaacattatttttttattgctgcacAATTTCCTAGTAATGACTGACTCCGGTTAATATGATTTCCATGTAAATACTGATTTATTTGCTGACGTCTACTTGTTGCAAAGACGCCAAAATTATGCTGCAgatacaaaaagatttttaaaaatttgtttgccTTTAACTAATGCATATTTTTTACTATTCAAATTTTTTAGAGAACACAAGTGAGTATCAtttgatgaaaacagaaatactgcTTTATTAGGAATATTTGTTActtctgataaaataaaaagcgaAGATGGTCTTCCCTTTTTAAGAGGAAGAATTGCCTGAGAATTTGTTTGATTCTCAGACAAATATTAGATTGTTTTCTCTCTAAAACTATATCAGCAGCAAACAGGTGAAGCACAGGTTGCAAAAGAGGTAGTGATCTTAATGTTTGACCTGTTTTTAGAGGACAGGAGGATTAGCCGCCTGAACACAGAACTCAACTTACCTGTTGAATGTATTTTCGCTGAAGGCGTACTTCTCTAACCTTCCCAGAGGAGTTAGGTTGTCTTGTCCAGCATCGAGGAATGCTGTGATACGAATGCCATCACAATCTGCAGCATAATCATCAAATCCAACTGTGGgtggaaaacatttgattttgttgTAAGCTAGATCAAAGTCAAGAAAAATTTATATAACAGCAGTCTCGTGATGttataaaaagttttatgtCAGAGATAAAGTGCATGATTTTCTTGAGCATGAATATTCAGCAATTTAATAAGATATACTTGTGTTTAATTCATTTGGCTGATGTAAATTAGACATGTTAGGCTGTAAAACTGCAATGATAGCATACTATCCACGCTAAAAAGttgtccaaaaacaaaaagaacctCTAGGCAGAATAAAattcattgtgattttttttaaataggagtGTCTATATTTTGTCATACAGATTTATTGATATACTTACAGTCGTCCAGATCATCATGGCCATCTTCAAAGTATAAAGATAGAcctgcaacaataaaacagtAGGTGGGGAGATGGATTTATGCCACTggatttataaactaaatataacGTTTGGTGAACAACAGCGTTGCATCAGGTTATACTGGGATGACTGActgcatttgattttttttgtgccttctatttaaattttaacacaCTTTATGATTAAAACTTTGGTGCATAAGATAATTTCTCCCAACTCAACATCTAAATTGTCTTCTTTAGCTACATAATTACACCTTTGCCTCACtaattcatattttgtttgataTATTTTAGTATACTTtgatattacattttatatcaaaacatttttaccaaacagagctcttaaaataaaattagggGTTTTCAGGCCGAAGTTGTTTGGAAGATGTGCAGTTCAAAGGTTCAAAGGATAATTCAATTATGTGACAAGATGATCATGGGATTCAGTATAATATTTAGTAACATTATCGCTATTGAAAAAACTTCACATCCAGTTCATCTCTCTTGTAATAAGAAGTTCAgtctgcttatttattttttaaaaccaataaaGAAATTACACAGAGAAGATGTATAACCCATATAATTTTCTTggcttaataaaataatagtcaTGCTTAAAAGTGATCAAAtaaccaaaactgaaaaatatattgaatCTTAATTGTTTTATCATATATGTCAGCGAGTGCAGTaccacaataataaaacaacaataattttgGATGCAGCATTTTATTAGAAGACCAGGTATTCATAATGAAAATTGATAATATATTGGAATAGTTGGATGGACTAACCACCCTTAATACCCACAAGTAATGTATGTTTAGAGCAGCTGagattttaaaactaatatAGAATTTTAGGAAACTtggaaaaatgttgcagtttagCCAATACTGTAATGATATAAtcattaacattttcagcaaaaagcaccgttattaaatgttttcctacAAATAACATTACAGAGTGACAAGAAGAGAACCCGTTGTGC from the Xiphophorus maculatus strain JP 163 A chromosome 20, X_maculatus-5.0-male, whole genome shotgun sequence genome contains:
- the ppp4r1 gene encoding serine/threonine-protein phosphatase 4 regulatory subunit 1 yields the protein MAGLSLYFEDGHDDLDDFGFDDYAADCDGIRITAFLDAGQDNLTPLGRLEKYAFSENTFNRQIVARGLLDVLREFSDNENDFISVMETIARMSEDGEPTVRSELMEQVPNIAMFLHESRPNFPAAFSRYLVPIVVRYLTDPNNQVRKTSQAALLVLLEQGLISKADMETKVCPVLLELTEPSSDDDYKIEAVAIMCKVVTMLSKDTVEHLLLPRFCDLCSDARLFQVRKVCAGNFGEFCSIVGQEATEKLLMPKFFNLCSDSLWGIRKACAECFMTVSNSTSPEVRRSKLSPLFINLISDQSRWVRQAAFQSLGRFISTFANPSSTGLHFREDGALPEVPRCTTDNSCSLNSLNCSDISSCHKDRTITHTPPNQDGRATPSPEHVATPDCEDLNHFEDGHFSVPGSAVTDSRDSPLVTNNAKNTKETEQADDSFNSFIYWREPLPDISEELEMLNCQTSEEGTEKKVEEEEPEENCSESKYSHGKATSDQIQKVLDCLQPHIDDPDVQAQVQVLSAALKAAQLDSPTESNPTEQQDELLESNPESPLEDKSTEIQPHETEETSTEEEQTAETPPATEPSPVQEQEDEQTQTEPEEEEEEEEEEESSPDSPAPESESDEPIEIEEVEVIQTRVSEDKPKIQNVIPQQLLDQYLSMTDPARAQTVDTEIAKHCAFSLPGVALTLGRQNWHCLKDTYETLASDVQWKVRRTLAFSIHELAVILGDQLTAADLVPIFNGFLKDLDEVRIGVLKHLYDFLKLLHADKRREYLYQLQEFMVTDNSRNWRFRYELAEQLILIIELYSHYDVYDYLRQIALTLCSDKVSEVRWISYKLVVEILQKLYACGADELGLTFINELSVRFCHCPKWVGRQAFAFICQAIVEEDCMPMDQFSQHLLPSLLSLSADPVANVRVLVAKALRQSIMEKAYFKEPGCPYSDKLEETVMALQSDKDRDVRFFASLDPIKGLMDTAPLI